One genomic segment of Dysosmobacter sp. Marseille-Q4140 includes these proteins:
- the radC gene encoding DNA repair protein RadC → MGIHDGHREKMRRRFLQGGLDAFADHEALELLLYYAIPRRDTNPIAHALMDRYGSLSAVLSAPVEDLQKVDGIGESAAILLRLAPLLARKARLAESEKETILNSSERAGRYLLERFAGETHEVIYQLCLDRKGKLLACKRLAEGGVAGADLNIRQLVSNALLTSASAVILSHNHPSGVALPSPEDYATTDRAKEALATIGVELADHIIVADGDFVSMADSGYLG, encoded by the coding sequence ATGGGCATTCACGACGGCCACCGGGAGAAGATGCGCCGGCGGTTCCTGCAGGGCGGACTGGACGCCTTTGCGGACCACGAGGCCCTGGAGTTGCTGCTGTACTATGCCATCCCCCGCCGGGACACCAACCCCATCGCCCACGCCCTGATGGACCGGTACGGGTCCCTCTCCGCCGTGCTGTCCGCTCCGGTAGAGGATCTTCAGAAGGTGGATGGCATCGGAGAGAGCGCTGCCATTTTGCTGCGTCTGGCGCCGCTGCTGGCCCGGAAGGCCCGTCTGGCGGAGAGCGAAAAGGAGACCATCCTCAACTCCTCGGAGCGGGCGGGACGATACCTGCTGGAGCGGTTTGCCGGGGAGACCCATGAGGTCATCTACCAGCTGTGCCTGGACCGCAAGGGAAAGCTGCTGGCCTGCAAGCGGCTGGCCGAGGGCGGTGTGGCCGGCGCAGATCTGAACATCCGGCAGCTGGTGTCCAACGCCCTGCTGACCTCCGCCAGCGCCGTGATCCTCTCCCACAACCACCCCAGCGGCGTGGCCTTGCCCTCGCCGGAGGACTATGCCACCACGGACCGGGCCAAAGAGGCCCTGGCTACCATCGGCGTGGAACTGGCAGACCACATCATTGTGGCCGACGGGGACTTTGTGTCCATGG
- the mgtE gene encoding magnesium transporter, whose product MFEDERTELLEKIEDYVARKRYADLRDLLLPLEAADVAQLFAELEEHALPLAFRLLPKEQAAEVFVELDSDQQEMLIQGFSNTELKEVLDELYLDDTVDIVEEMPAGVVKRILRHSDPEMRKSINEILKYPEDSTGSIMTTEFVDLKATMTVEDAFKRIRRTGLDKETINICYVTDERRHLTGLLSIRTLLLADEDDVIGDIMETNIISVQTLDDQETTARSLSKYNFLALPVVDTENRLVGIVTVDDAMDVLQEEVTEDIELMAAILPSDKPYLKTGVLETWKARTPWLLILMLSATFTGIILTHFESSLSACAILTAFIPMLSGTGGNSGTQASTAVIRALSLGEVRFSDLLRVLWKEFRVSLCCGACLAAANFVKMMVVDRWLMNNPEVTAPVALVVCCTLVGTVLCAKLVGCSLPLLAEKAGFDPAVMASPFISTIVDSISLLIYFQFATALLGI is encoded by the coding sequence ATGTTTGAGGATGAACGGACGGAGCTGCTGGAAAAAATCGAGGACTACGTAGCCCGAAAACGATACGCCGACCTGCGGGACCTGCTGCTGCCGCTGGAGGCGGCGGATGTCGCCCAGCTCTTTGCCGAGCTGGAGGAACACGCGCTGCCCCTGGCCTTCCGCCTGCTGCCCAAGGAGCAGGCGGCGGAGGTGTTCGTGGAGCTGGACAGCGACCAGCAGGAAATGCTGATCCAGGGCTTTTCCAACACGGAGCTGAAGGAAGTGCTGGACGAGCTGTATCTGGACGATACCGTGGACATCGTGGAGGAGATGCCGGCGGGTGTGGTCAAGCGCATCCTGCGGCACTCGGACCCGGAGATGCGCAAGAGCATCAACGAGATCCTCAAGTATCCGGAGGACTCCACCGGCAGCATCATGACCACGGAGTTCGTGGACCTGAAGGCCACCATGACGGTGGAGGACGCCTTCAAGCGCATCCGCCGCACGGGTCTTGACAAGGAGACCATCAACATCTGCTACGTCACCGACGAGCGCCGCCACCTGACCGGCCTGCTGTCCATCCGGACGCTATTGCTGGCCGACGAGGACGACGTCATCGGCGATATCATGGAGACCAACATCATCTCCGTCCAGACCCTGGACGACCAGGAGACCACCGCCCGCTCTCTGAGCAAGTACAACTTCCTGGCCCTGCCGGTGGTGGACACGGAGAACCGCCTGGTGGGCATTGTCACCGTTGACGACGCCATGGACGTCCTGCAGGAGGAGGTCACGGAGGACATCGAGCTGATGGCCGCCATCCTCCCCTCCGACAAGCCGTATCTGAAAACCGGCGTGCTGGAGACCTGGAAGGCCCGCACACCCTGGCTGCTGATATTGATGCTCTCGGCCACCTTCACCGGCATCATCCTCACCCACTTCGAGTCCTCCCTCTCCGCCTGCGCCATCCTCACCGCCTTCATCCCCATGCTCTCCGGCACCGGCGGCAACAGCGGCACCCAGGCCTCCACCGCCGTAATCCGTGCCCTGTCTCTGGGCGAGGTCCGCTTCTCCGACCTGCTGCGGGTGCTGTGGAAGGAATTCCGGGTATCCCTGTGCTGCGGCGCCTGCCTGGCGGCAGCCAACTTCGTGAAGATGATGGTGGTGGACCGCTGGCTCATGAACAATCCGGAGGTGACGGCGCCGGTAGCCCTGGTGGTGTGCTGCACGCTGGTGGGTACGGTGCTGTGCGCCAAGCTGGTGGGCTGCTCCCTGCCGCTGCTGGCGGAAAAGGCGGGCTTTGACCCGGCGGTCATGGCCTCCCCCTTCATCTCCACCATCGTGGACTCCATCTCTCTGCTGATCTATTTCCAGTTTGCCACGGCGCTTCTGGGGATCTGA
- a CDS encoding DUF1540 domain-containing protein has translation MKDCTNGACTPNQSIKCTVSNCAHHCQNQDYCGLTSISVGTHEANPTKMECTDCQSFQMK, from the coding sequence ATGAAGGATTGCACCAACGGCGCCTGCACCCCCAACCAGAGCATCAAGTGCACGGTCAGCAATTGCGCCCATCACTGCCAGAACCAGGACTACTGCGGCCTGACCAGCATCAGCGTCGGCACCCACGAGGCCAACCCCACCAAGATGGAGTGCACCGACTGCCAGAGCTTCCAGATGAAATAA
- a CDS encoding sulfite exporter TauE/SafE family protein → MPQRRGGGLTKTHPWPARLGGAAAGLANGLFGGGGGMVLLPILARWGGLTQRQLYATCVGVIFPVCLVSAAVYLLRGQLDLEAALPYLLGGLIGGWIGGRLYGKVPTAVLKWLFAAFLFYGGVRYLL, encoded by the coding sequence ATACCACAGCGGAGGGGAGGCGGTCTCACGAAAACCCATCCATGGCCCGCCCGGCTGGGCGGAGCCGCGGCGGGCCTTGCCAACGGGCTGTTCGGCGGAGGCGGCGGCATGGTGCTGCTGCCCATCCTGGCCCGGTGGGGCGGCCTGACCCAGCGGCAGCTGTACGCCACCTGCGTGGGAGTGATCTTCCCTGTGTGCCTGGTGTCGGCGGCGGTGTACCTGCTGCGGGGGCAGCTGGATCTGGAAGCGGCCCTGCCCTACCTGCTGGGCGGCCTGATCGGCGGCTGGATCGGCGGGCGGCTGTACGGCAAGGTGCCTACCGCGGTTTTGAAGTGGCTCTTCGCCGCCTTTCTCTTCTACGGCGGCGTGAGGTATCTGCTGTGA
- a CDS encoding TSUP family transporter — translation MTAWLLALACGLGAGILSAWGVGGGTLLLLVMTLLLDVDQRTAQGINLLFFLPTAASALVCHARSGCLDRPSLRAAIPWAVAAAAAGAWLSSAADPAALRKPFGIYLLLSGVSLLWPKKREH, via the coding sequence GTGACAGCGTGGCTGCTGGCCCTGGCCTGCGGACTGGGGGCCGGGATCCTCTCCGCCTGGGGCGTGGGCGGCGGGACGCTGCTGCTGCTGGTGATGACGCTGCTGCTGGACGTGGATCAGCGGACAGCCCAGGGCATCAATCTGCTGTTCTTTCTGCCCACCGCCGCCAGTGCCCTGGTGTGCCACGCCCGCAGCGGCTGCCTGGACAGGCCCTCCCTCCGGGCCGCCATCCCCTGGGCAGTGGCCGCGGCGGCGGCCGGAGCCTGGCTGTCCTCGGCGGCAGACCCCGCTGCGCTGCGAAAGCCCTTCGGGATCTATCTGCTGCTCTCCGGCGTCAGCCTGCTATGGCCGAAAAAGCGGGAGCATTGA
- a CDS encoding PatB family C-S lyase, translating to MKYDFDQIIDRSRNHSAKYDERVKKFGTDDVIPLWIADMDFRTAQPVIDALEARAREGIWGYTARPESYFAAIRAWQKRRNGWDIDPALMSFSLGVVQTLSACVKLFTPQGGSVLIQTPVYSEFYDMTEAWNRTVVENPLVEKDGKWTVDWADFEEKLKISDLFLLCSPHNPVGIVWTEEELRRMMELCLKYHVPVVSDEIHSDLIFHGKKHIPTASLSPEIAANVITGISGTKTFNLAGLQASTAVFPDAHKKAVFDKFWMNMDIHRNNAFSLTAMEAAFTGGEEWLEQLLPYLSDNFDFVVDYCEKHIPKIKTFAPDATYLMWLDCRALGLTNQQLHDFMIQKAKLGLNDGCSFGRQLEGFMRLNAACPRATLQRAMEQLEAAVNSL from the coding sequence ATGAAGTACGATTTCGACCAGATCATCGACCGCTCCCGGAACCACTCTGCCAAGTACGACGAGCGGGTGAAGAAATTCGGCACCGACGACGTGATCCCGCTGTGGATCGCGGATATGGATTTCAGAACGGCCCAGCCCGTCATCGACGCTCTGGAGGCCCGGGCCCGGGAGGGCATCTGGGGCTACACCGCCCGGCCGGAGAGCTACTTTGCCGCCATCCGGGCGTGGCAGAAGCGCCGCAACGGCTGGGACATCGACCCCGCCCTCATGAGCTTCTCCCTGGGCGTGGTCCAGACCCTCAGCGCCTGCGTGAAGCTGTTCACCCCCCAGGGCGGCAGCGTGCTGATCCAGACCCCGGTGTACTCCGAGTTCTACGACATGACCGAGGCCTGGAACCGCACCGTGGTGGAGAACCCCCTGGTGGAAAAGGACGGGAAGTGGACCGTGGACTGGGCGGACTTTGAGGAGAAGCTGAAGATCTCCGACCTCTTTCTCCTGTGCTCTCCCCACAACCCCGTTGGCATCGTGTGGACCGAGGAGGAGCTGCGGCGGATGATGGAGCTGTGCCTGAAGTACCACGTGCCCGTGGTCTCCGACGAGATCCACTCCGACCTGATCTTCCACGGCAAGAAGCACATCCCCACGGCGTCTCTCTCCCCGGAGATCGCCGCCAACGTCATCACCGGCATCTCCGGCACCAAGACCTTCAACCTGGCGGGCCTCCAGGCCAGCACCGCCGTGTTCCCGGATGCCCACAAGAAGGCGGTGTTCGACAAGTTTTGGATGAACATGGACATCCACCGCAACAACGCCTTCTCCCTGACCGCCATGGAGGCGGCCTTTACCGGCGGCGAGGAGTGGCTGGAGCAGCTGCTGCCCTACCTCTCCGACAACTTCGACTTCGTGGTGGACTACTGCGAAAAACATATCCCCAAGATCAAGACCTTCGCCCCGGACGCCACGTATCTCATGTGGCTGGACTGCCGGGCCCTGGGCCTTACCAATCAGCAGCTCCACGACTTCATGATCCAAAAGGCCAAGCTGGGCCTTAACGACGGCTGCTCCTTCGGGCGGCAGCTGGAGGGGTTCATGCGCCTCAACGCCGCCTGCCCCCGGGCTACGCTGCAGCGAGCCATGGAGCAGCTGGAGGCGGCCGTCAACAGCCTGTGA
- a CDS encoding BlaI/MecI/CopY family transcriptional regulator: MERYHLSDSEYRFLQVVWAAEPVGSGRLVELCREQLGWKKSTTYTVLKKLCEKGILRNENSTVAAAVPRAAVDHHAAEGFVDKTFGGSLPGFLTAFMGGRKLTEGEAEDLKRLIDQYKEG, encoded by the coding sequence ATGGAGCGGTATCATCTCAGCGACAGTGAGTACCGGTTTTTGCAGGTGGTGTGGGCGGCGGAGCCGGTGGGCTCCGGACGGCTGGTGGAGCTGTGCCGGGAGCAGCTGGGCTGGAAGAAGTCCACCACGTATACGGTTTTGAAGAAGCTGTGCGAAAAGGGGATCCTCCGAAATGAGAACAGCACTGTCGCGGCGGCGGTGCCCCGGGCGGCCGTGGACCACCATGCGGCGGAGGGGTTCGTGGACAAGACCTTCGGCGGGTCCCTGCCGGGGTTTCTCACCGCCTTTATGGGCGGGCGGAAGCTGACGGAGGGGGAGGCGGAGGACCTCAAGCGCCTCATCGATCAGTATAAGGAGGGGTGA
- the typA gene encoding translational GTPase TypA produces the protein MKNEHLRNVAIIAHVDHGKTTLVDEMLKQGGVYRENQEVVDRVMDSGDLERERGITILAKNTAIRYKDVKINVVDTPGHADFGGEVERILKMVNGVILLVDAAEGPMPQTRFVLSKALELGHRVIVVVNKIDRPDQRIHEVVDEVLELLMDLDATPEQLDSPMLFCSGRNGTASYSPETVGTDLTPLFETILEYIPAPEADVDQPFQMLVSSIDYNDFVGRIAIGRIERGTLKQNQEIAVCNYHDPEAVLRKAKATAIYEFEGLARNAVTESTAGNIIAMSGIGDITIGDTICDPSAVEALPFVKISAPTLEMTFSVNDSPFAGKEGKFVTSRQLRDRLYRETLKDVSLKVSDTDKETAFNVAGRGEMSLSILIETMRREGYEFQVSPARVLYQEIDGVKCEPIERLVVDVPGDCVGAVIEKLGSRKADLVEMTPVGERMKIEFLIPARGLFGYRSDFMTDTKGEGIMASVFDSYAPYKGDISRRGTGSMISFETGESITYGLYNAQERGTLFIGAGVPVYGGMIIGVSPRSEDITVNICKKKQLTNMRASGSDEALRLVPPRQLSLEQCLEFLADDELLEVTPKSLRMRKSILDHEKRMKALHGKK, from the coding sequence ATGAAGAATGAACATTTGAGAAACGTCGCCATCATCGCCCACGTTGACCACGGCAAGACCACGCTGGTGGACGAGATGCTCAAGCAGGGCGGCGTCTACCGGGAGAACCAGGAAGTGGTGGACCGGGTCATGGACTCCGGCGACCTGGAGCGGGAGCGGGGCATCACCATCCTGGCCAAGAACACCGCCATCCGCTACAAGGACGTGAAGATCAACGTGGTGGACACCCCGGGCCACGCCGACTTCGGCGGCGAGGTGGAGCGCATTTTGAAGATGGTCAACGGCGTCATTCTGCTGGTGGACGCCGCCGAGGGTCCCATGCCCCAGACCCGCTTCGTCCTCTCCAAGGCCCTGGAGCTGGGCCACCGGGTGATCGTGGTGGTCAACAAGATCGACCGGCCCGACCAGCGCATCCACGAGGTGGTGGACGAGGTGCTGGAGCTGCTGATGGATCTGGACGCCACGCCCGAGCAGCTGGACAGCCCCATGCTGTTCTGCTCCGGCCGCAACGGCACCGCCTCTTACTCTCCCGAGACCGTGGGCACCGACCTCACGCCCCTCTTTGAGACCATTCTGGAGTATATCCCCGCCCCCGAGGCGGATGTGGACCAGCCCTTCCAGATGCTGGTCAGCTCTATCGACTACAACGACTTCGTGGGCCGTATCGCCATCGGCCGCATCGAGCGGGGCACCCTGAAGCAGAACCAGGAGATCGCCGTGTGCAACTACCACGACCCCGAGGCCGTGCTGCGCAAGGCCAAGGCCACGGCCATCTATGAGTTCGAGGGCCTGGCCCGGAACGCCGTCACCGAGTCCACCGCCGGCAACATCATCGCCATGAGCGGCATCGGCGACATCACCATCGGCGACACCATCTGCGACCCCTCCGCCGTGGAGGCGCTGCCCTTCGTGAAGATCTCCGCTCCCACCCTGGAGATGACCTTCTCCGTCAACGACTCTCCCTTCGCAGGTAAGGAGGGCAAGTTCGTCACCTCCCGCCAGCTGCGGGACCGGCTGTACCGGGAGACGCTGAAGGACGTGTCCTTAAAGGTCAGCGACACCGACAAGGAGACCGCCTTCAACGTGGCCGGCCGGGGCGAGATGAGCCTCTCCATCCTGATCGAGACCATGCGCCGGGAGGGCTACGAGTTCCAGGTCTCTCCCGCCCGCGTGCTGTACCAGGAGATCGACGGGGTCAAGTGCGAGCCCATCGAGCGGCTGGTGGTGGACGTGCCCGGCGACTGCGTGGGCGCCGTCATCGAGAAGCTGGGCAGCCGCAAGGCGGACCTGGTGGAGATGACCCCCGTGGGCGAGCGGATGAAGATCGAGTTCCTGATTCCCGCCCGGGGCCTGTTCGGCTACCGTAGCGACTTCATGACCGACACCAAGGGCGAGGGCATCATGGCCTCCGTGTTCGACAGCTACGCCCCCTACAAGGGCGACATCTCCCGCCGGGGCACCGGCTCCATGATCTCCTTCGAGACCGGCGAGTCCATCACCTACGGCCTGTACAACGCCCAGGAGCGGGGCACGCTGTTCATCGGTGCCGGTGTGCCGGTCTACGGCGGCATGATCATCGGCGTCAGCCCCCGCAGCGAGGACATCACCGTCAACATCTGCAAGAAGAAGCAGCTGACCAACATGCGGGCCTCCGGCTCCGACGAGGCGCTGCGCCTGGTGCCTCCCCGTCAGCTGAGCCTGGAGCAGTGCCTGGAGTTCCTGGCCGACGACGAGCTGCTGGAGGTCACCCCCAAGAGCCTGCGGATGCGCAAGTCCATCCTGGATCACGAAAAGCGGATGAAGGCCCTTCACGGGAAAAAGTAA